A genomic region of Paramormyrops kingsleyae isolate MSU_618 chromosome 19, PKINGS_0.4, whole genome shotgun sequence contains the following coding sequences:
- the LOC111859948 gene encoding nidogen-2 isoform X4, protein MQIRNKLTVLILKVYIISAIRRKDMFPYGTLNRDLTLHEGDDRISRIPDLKLPMYFYGSRFSSLYVATNGVISTQVPPLESQYVNSGFPLAFPVIAPFLADLDTSQGRGTIYYRVEDTWCILQRVAKEVRSGFPEAQFMPSHAAIITWEDVASYEEVTTHYSASSMLNTFQVVLAYNETESYALFLYPEGGLQFFGTRPKNPYSTGLEIPARVGFSRGGVPAFTVSRGEELYYSVANTERSLKDLYQQGNAGCPGVWIFHIGSRFSFQNVVPATAPASQESSSVDFSRMDCAEKLAYNPQHEDFSVSSSHPHLLSKVLPPLLPEFLRQELFISSRGVREPKVHLSGHGGKSALHLPSDTFSGDEDLDSGSGEIKEMCAWSQFHCSQDGYCMDYPTGRCCHCQSGFYGNGQQCLAEGLPQRVSGKEARDLDPHGYLSMDTLIYGDIPSLPPGTMVKIKPYKEIYHYHSSAATSRSMREYTVLSPEGGSETFSYQIQQNVTFRHCPHGPWTSPEIQQLSTELVMVLYEETERALRYMMLSKVGPVEELQLVNPCVSENHNCHSEALCLPGQGLRFHCRCPLGYHGDGHSCHDLDECKEGLSDCGDHSVCVNAPGGHHCQCHSGFEFRFDKQACVDVDECLSQPCHPRATCSNYPGSFECRCHPGFEGDGIACLQQQRDSAGWIMQLLWCLLGVPAVRSEGRQETACGRQRDKPTAQNGDQGSSHGYLPQCDSPAQFSPVQCHRSSCWCVDGESQEIIGTRTQDSVTPPCIDTVAPPTERHQPRPTMTLPLASPAILYTQGHHIGIVPLDGPRMNKESASSLLWLQGSIVVGIGYDCQEGIVYWTDLAKRTISRARLEPGVQPEVLISTGLVAPEGLAVDAVRGMMVWVDSGADRIETSGLDGRGRRAMFRDGLVNPRAIVVDSSGGSMYWSDWNPEAPKIESCTVEGQLRKVLVHDGIQLPNALTFDDSARQLCWADAGTKMLECIASNGTGRRQLQRTLNYPFALAVHAGHFYWTDWLRDGILAMDPNSSQSPDEYLPDQRHRPYGITVVSPHCLSGKSLATVFQKRPASCAQAYYPQGVNRDTEGFKSSADDMLLLRNEPKRVP, encoded by the exons ATGCAGATCAGAAACAAGTTAACAGTGCTCATTCTTAAAGTCTACATCATATCAGCCATCAGACGGAAAGATATGTTTCCCTACGGAACACTTAACAGGGATTTGACACTTCATGAGGGAGATGACAGGATCTCTCGGATTCCCGATCTGAAGCTGCCGATGTATTTTTACGGATCACGATTCAGCAGTTTATAT GTGGCCACCAACGGCGTCATCTCCACCCAGGTCCCACCCCTGGAGAGTCAGTACGTGAACAGCGGCTTTCCCCTTGCCTTCCCTGTTATTGCGCCATTCCTGGCCGACCTTGACACCAGCCAGGGGAGAGGGACGATCTACTATCGCGTGGAGGATACATGGTGCATCTTGCAGCGGGTCGCGAAGGAGGTCCGGAGTGGCTTCCCCGAGGCTCAGTTCATGCCCTCCCATGCTGCCATTATCACCTGGGAAGATGTGGCATCTTACGAAGAGGTTACCACCCACTACAGTGCATCTAGTATG CTGAACACATTTCAGGTGGTATTAGCCTACAATGAGACAGAGTCATACGCATTGTTCCTGTATCCAGAGGGTGGATTGCAGTTCTTTGGGACAAGGCCGAAGAATCCCTACAGCACTGGCTTGGAAATCCCAGCCCGAGTGGGATTTAGCAGGGGGGGAGTTCCCGCTTTCACAGTGTCCCGCGGGGAGGAACTTTATTACAGTGTTGCCAACACAGAGCGATCTCTGAAGGACCTCTACCA GCAGGGAAATGCAGGCTGTCCAGGAGTCTGGATCTTCCACATCGGTAGTAGATTCTCTTTCCAGAATGTGGTTCCTGCAACAGCACCAGCAAGTCAGGAATCATCCAGTGTCGACTTCAGCAGGATGGACTGTGCAGAGAAACTGGCCTATAACCCTCAACATGAAGACTTTTCTGTCTCATCATCGCATCCTCATCTCCTGTCTAAGGTTCTGCCTCCATTGTTGCCAGAATTTTTGAGGCAAGAACTCTTCATCTCCAGTAGGGGGGTGCGTGAGCCTAAAGTCCACCTCAGTGGACATGGTGGGAAGTCTGCCCTCCACCTTCCATCTGATACATTTAGTGGGGATGAAGACCTGGACTCAGGGTCTGGAG AAATCAAGGAGATGTGTGCCTGGTCCCAGTTTCATTGCTCACAAGACGGCTACTGCATGGACTATCCCACAGGACGTTGTTGCCACTGTCAGTCTGGCTTCTATGGTAACGGGCAGCAGTGTCTGGCAGAGG GCTTGCCCCAGCGTGTCAGTGGAAAG GAGGCCCGAGATCTGGACCCCCACGGTTAcctcagcatggacactcttaTATACGGCGACATACCTAGTCTGCCACCTGGTACCATGGTGAAAATCAAGCCCTACAAAGAAATATACCATTACCACTCATCAG CGGCAACCTCGAGGTCGATGCGAGAGTACACAGTTCTTTCACCGGAGGGTGGGTCAGAGACCTTCTCCTATCAGATACAGCAGAATGTGACCTTCCGGCACTGCCCACACGGGCCCTGGACGAGCCCCGAGATCCAGCAGCTCAGCACAGAGCTGGTTATGGTCCTGTATGAGGAGACGGAGAGAGCACTTCGATACATGATGTTAAGTAAGGTTGGCCCTGTGGAAG agctccagctggtgaATCCTTGTGTCTCAGAGAACCATAATTGTCACTCGGAGGCACTCTGCCTCCCCGGCCAGGGGCTGCGATTTCACTGCCGGTGTCCCCTGGGATACCACGGGGATGGACATAGCTGTCATG acttgGATGAGTGCAAGGAGGGCCTCAGCGACTGCGGGGATCACTCCGTGTGTGTGAACGCCCCGGGTGGCCATCACTGCCAGTGCCACAGCGGGTTCGAGTTTCGCTTCGACAAGCAGGCCTGCGTAG atgttgatgagtgcctctcCCAGCCGTGCCACCCCAGGGCCACATGCTCCAACTACCCAGGCTCCTTCGAGTGCCGCTGCCATCCTGGTTTCGAAGGTGATGGCATCGCATGCCTGCAGCAGCAGA GAGATTCTGCTGGATGGATCAtgcagctgctttggtgtttgCTCGGTGTGCCTGCGGTCCGGAGTGAGGGACGGCAGGAAACGGCCTGTGGGCGCCAGCGCGACAAGCCGACAGCGCAGAATGGGGACCAGGGAAGCTCACACGGGTACCTGCCGCAGTGTGACTCCCCGGCCCAGTTCAGCCCAGTGCAGTGTCACCGTAGCTCCTGCTGGTGTGTGGACGGGGAAAGCCAGGAAATCATCGGGACACGAACTCAGGATTCCGTCACACCTCCCT GTATTGACACTGTGGCCCCGCCTACGGAGCGACACCAGCCCCGCCCCACCATGACCCTCCCCCTGGCCTCTCCTGCTATCTTGTACACCCAGGGCCACCATATTGGAATTGTGCCTCTCGATGGGCCTCGCATGAATAAGGAGTCCGCCTCATCGCTACTCTGGCTGCAG GGCTCCATTGTAGTCGGAATCGGCTATGACTGCCAGGAAGGGATAGTGTACTGGACCGACCTGGCAAAACGGACCATAAGCAGAGCGAGATTGGAACCTGGGGTGCAGCCAGAGGTTCTCATCAGCACAG GGTTGGTGGCACCTGAGGGTTTGGCGGTGGATGCGGTGCGTGGGATGATGGTCTGGGTGGACAGCGGAGCAGACAGGATCGAGACTTCAGGCCTGGACGGCAGGGGCAGGAGGGCCATGTTCCGCGATGGTCTGGTGAACCCGCGAGCCATCGTCGTGGATTCCAGCGGCGG ATCTATGTACTGGAGCGACTGGAACCCAGAGGCACCCAAGATTGAGAGCTGCACGGTGGAGGGTCAGCTTCGGAAGGTGCTGGTGCATGACGGCATCCAGCTCCCCAACGCCTTGACCTTCGACGACTCAGCTCGGCAGCTGTGCTGGGCAGACGCTG GCACCAAGATGCTGGAGTGCATAGCATCCAACGGGACAGGGAGACGACAGCTGCAAAGGACTCTAAACTACCCCTTCGCTCTGGCGGTCCACGCTGGACACTTCTACTGGACAGACTGGCTCAG GGATGGCATCTTGGCGATGGACCCAAACAGCAGTCAGTCCCCGGATGAGTACCTGCCCGATCAGAGGCACCGCCCATATGGAATTACTGTGGTCTCTCCTCACTGCCTATCAGGTAAGAGTCTAGCTACAGTCTTTCAGAAACGCCCAGCCTCCTGTGCCCAGGCTTACTACCCACAAGGTGTCAACAGAGATACAGAAGGCTTTAAAAGTTCAGCTGATGATATGCTGCTTTTAAGAAATGAACCAAAACGTGTACCATGA
- the LOC111859948 gene encoding nidogen-2 isoform X5 — translation MWHLTKRLPPTTVHLVWQGNAGCPGVWIFHIGSRFSFQNVVPATAPASQESSSVDFSRMDCAEKLAYNPQHEDFSVSSSHPHLLSKVLPPLLPEFLRQELFISSRGVREPKVHLSGHGGKSALHLPSDTFSGDEDLDSGSGEIKEMCAWSQFHCSQDGYCMDYPTGRCCHCQSGFYGNGQQCLAEGLPQRVSGKVSGLVFVGDTPVKLASVDLHAYVMVVDGRIHAAISRIPEPVGWALLPVVPTGAVFGWLFALEQYDHQNGFSITGAEFTCHTEVIFYPGNKHLTIVQEARDLDPHGYLSMDTLIYGDIPSLPPGTMVKIKPYKEIYHYHSSAATSRSMREYTVLSPEGGSETFSYQIQQNVTFRHCPHGPWTSPEIQQLSTELVMVLYEETERALRYMMLSKVGPVEELQLVNPCVSENHNCHSEALCLPGQGLRFHCRCPLGYHGDGHSCHDLDECKEGLSDCGDHSVCVNAPGGHHCQCHSGFEFRFDKQACVDVDECLSQPCHPRATCSNYPGSFECRCHPGFEGDGIACLQQQRDSAGWIMQLLWCLLGVPAVRSEGRQETACGRQRDKPTAQNGDQGSSHGYLPQCDSPAQFSPVQCHRSSCWCVDGESQEIIGTRTQDSVTPPCIDTVAPPTERHQPRPTMTLPLASPAILYTQGHHIGIVPLDGPRMNKESASSLLWLQGSIVVGIGYDCQEGIVYWTDLAKRTISRARLEPGVQPEVLISTGLVAPEGLAVDAVRGMMVWVDSGADRIETSGLDGRGRRAMFRDGLVNPRAIVVDSSGGSMYWSDWNPEAPKIESCTVEGQLRKVLVHDGIQLPNALTFDDSARQLCWADAGTKMLECIASNGTGRRQLQRTLNYPFALAVHAGHFYWTDWLRDGILAMDPNSSQSPDEYLPDQRHRPYGITVVSPHCLSGKSLATVFQKRPASCAQAYYPQGVNRDTEGFKSSADDMLLLRNEPKRVP, via the exons ATGTGGCATCTTACGAAGAGGTTACCACCCACTACAGTGCATCTAGTATG GCAGGGAAATGCAGGCTGTCCAGGAGTCTGGATCTTCCACATCGGTAGTAGATTCTCTTTCCAGAATGTGGTTCCTGCAACAGCACCAGCAAGTCAGGAATCATCCAGTGTCGACTTCAGCAGGATGGACTGTGCAGAGAAACTGGCCTATAACCCTCAACATGAAGACTTTTCTGTCTCATCATCGCATCCTCATCTCCTGTCTAAGGTTCTGCCTCCATTGTTGCCAGAATTTTTGAGGCAAGAACTCTTCATCTCCAGTAGGGGGGTGCGTGAGCCTAAAGTCCACCTCAGTGGACATGGTGGGAAGTCTGCCCTCCACCTTCCATCTGATACATTTAGTGGGGATGAAGACCTGGACTCAGGGTCTGGAG AAATCAAGGAGATGTGTGCCTGGTCCCAGTTTCATTGCTCACAAGACGGCTACTGCATGGACTATCCCACAGGACGTTGTTGCCACTGTCAGTCTGGCTTCTATGGTAACGGGCAGCAGTGTCTGGCAGAGG GCTTGCCCCAGCGTGTCAGTGGAAAGGTGAGTGGCCTTGTCTTCGTGGGGGACACTCCAGTGAAGCTGGCCAGCGTGGACCTGCATGCCTATGTCATGGTAGTGGATGGTCGGATCCATGCAGCAATTAGCCGGATCCCTGAACCAGTCGGATGGGCTTTGTTACCAGTAGTCCCCACTGGGGCGGTCTTTGGCTGGCTGTTTGCTTTGGAACAATATGACCATCAGAATGGTTTCAGTATCACTG GTGCTGAGTTTACATGCCACACAGAAGTGATTTTCTACCCGGGCAACAAACATCTCACCATTGTTCAGGAGGCCCGAGATCTGGACCCCCACGGTTAcctcagcatggacactcttaTATACGGCGACATACCTAGTCTGCCACCTGGTACCATGGTGAAAATCAAGCCCTACAAAGAAATATACCATTACCACTCATCAG CGGCAACCTCGAGGTCGATGCGAGAGTACACAGTTCTTTCACCGGAGGGTGGGTCAGAGACCTTCTCCTATCAGATACAGCAGAATGTGACCTTCCGGCACTGCCCACACGGGCCCTGGACGAGCCCCGAGATCCAGCAGCTCAGCACAGAGCTGGTTATGGTCCTGTATGAGGAGACGGAGAGAGCACTTCGATACATGATGTTAAGTAAGGTTGGCCCTGTGGAAG agctccagctggtgaATCCTTGTGTCTCAGAGAACCATAATTGTCACTCGGAGGCACTCTGCCTCCCCGGCCAGGGGCTGCGATTTCACTGCCGGTGTCCCCTGGGATACCACGGGGATGGACATAGCTGTCATG acttgGATGAGTGCAAGGAGGGCCTCAGCGACTGCGGGGATCACTCCGTGTGTGTGAACGCCCCGGGTGGCCATCACTGCCAGTGCCACAGCGGGTTCGAGTTTCGCTTCGACAAGCAGGCCTGCGTAG atgttgatgagtgcctctcCCAGCCGTGCCACCCCAGGGCCACATGCTCCAACTACCCAGGCTCCTTCGAGTGCCGCTGCCATCCTGGTTTCGAAGGTGATGGCATCGCATGCCTGCAGCAGCAGA GAGATTCTGCTGGATGGATCAtgcagctgctttggtgtttgCTCGGTGTGCCTGCGGTCCGGAGTGAGGGACGGCAGGAAACGGCCTGTGGGCGCCAGCGCGACAAGCCGACAGCGCAGAATGGGGACCAGGGAAGCTCACACGGGTACCTGCCGCAGTGTGACTCCCCGGCCCAGTTCAGCCCAGTGCAGTGTCACCGTAGCTCCTGCTGGTGTGTGGACGGGGAAAGCCAGGAAATCATCGGGACACGAACTCAGGATTCCGTCACACCTCCCT GTATTGACACTGTGGCCCCGCCTACGGAGCGACACCAGCCCCGCCCCACCATGACCCTCCCCCTGGCCTCTCCTGCTATCTTGTACACCCAGGGCCACCATATTGGAATTGTGCCTCTCGATGGGCCTCGCATGAATAAGGAGTCCGCCTCATCGCTACTCTGGCTGCAG GGCTCCATTGTAGTCGGAATCGGCTATGACTGCCAGGAAGGGATAGTGTACTGGACCGACCTGGCAAAACGGACCATAAGCAGAGCGAGATTGGAACCTGGGGTGCAGCCAGAGGTTCTCATCAGCACAG GGTTGGTGGCACCTGAGGGTTTGGCGGTGGATGCGGTGCGTGGGATGATGGTCTGGGTGGACAGCGGAGCAGACAGGATCGAGACTTCAGGCCTGGACGGCAGGGGCAGGAGGGCCATGTTCCGCGATGGTCTGGTGAACCCGCGAGCCATCGTCGTGGATTCCAGCGGCGG ATCTATGTACTGGAGCGACTGGAACCCAGAGGCACCCAAGATTGAGAGCTGCACGGTGGAGGGTCAGCTTCGGAAGGTGCTGGTGCATGACGGCATCCAGCTCCCCAACGCCTTGACCTTCGACGACTCAGCTCGGCAGCTGTGCTGGGCAGACGCTG GCACCAAGATGCTGGAGTGCATAGCATCCAACGGGACAGGGAGACGACAGCTGCAAAGGACTCTAAACTACCCCTTCGCTCTGGCGGTCCACGCTGGACACTTCTACTGGACAGACTGGCTCAG GGATGGCATCTTGGCGATGGACCCAAACAGCAGTCAGTCCCCGGATGAGTACCTGCCCGATCAGAGGCACCGCCCATATGGAATTACTGTGGTCTCTCCTCACTGCCTATCAGGTAAGAGTCTAGCTACAGTCTTTCAGAAACGCCCAGCCTCCTGTGCCCAGGCTTACTACCCACAAGGTGTCAACAGAGATACAGAAGGCTTTAAAAGTTCAGCTGATGATATGCTGCTTTTAAGAAATGAACCAAAACGTGTACCATGA